In a single window of the Dryobates pubescens isolate bDryPub1 chromosome Z, bDryPub1.pri, whole genome shotgun sequence genome:
- the ATP5F1A gene encoding ATP synthase subunit alpha, mitochondrial yields the protein MLSARVAAALARSLPRQAGLVSRNALGAAFVATRNIHASKTCFQKTGTAEVSSILEERILGADTSAELEETGRVLSIGDGIARVYGLRNVQAEEMVEFSSGLKGMSLNLEPDNVGVVVFGNDRLIKEGDVVKRTGAIVDVPVGEELLGRVVDALGNPIDGKGPITAKTRRRVGLKAPGIIPRISVREPMQTGIKAVDSLVPIGRGQRELIIGDRQTGKTSIAIDTIINQKRFNDGTDEKKKLYCIYVAIGQKRSTVAQLVKRLTDADAMKYTIVVSATASDAAPLQYLAPYSGCSMGEYFRDNGKHALIIYDDLSKQAVAYRQMSLLLRRPPGREAYPGDVFYLHSRLLERAAKMNDSFGGGSLTALPVIETQAGDVSAYIPTNVISITDGQIFLETELFYKGIRPAINVGLSVSRVGSAAQTRAMKQVAGTMKLELAQYREVAAFAQFGSDLDAATQQLLNRGVRLTELLKQGQYVPMAIEEQVAVIYAGVRGHLDKLEPSKITKFESAFLAHVLSQHQALLSTIRTEGKISDQTEAKLKEIVTNFLATFEA from the exons atgcTCTCCGCCCGTGTGGCTGCTGCCCTCGCCCGCTCCCTGCCGCGGCAGGCCGGCCTG GTTTCCAGAAATGCCCTGGGTGCAGCATTTGTTGCAACAAGGAACATTCATGCCTCCAAGACATGCTTTCAGAAAACTG GTACTGCTGAGGTATCTTCTATTCTGGAGGAACGTATTCTAGGAGCGGACACCTCTGCTGAGCTTGAGGAGACTGGCCGTGTGCTCTCAATCGGTGATGGTATTGCCCGTGTGTATGGCCTGAGGAATGTCCAAGCAGAAGAAATGGTTGAATTCTCTTCTGGACTGAAG GGTATGTCCTTGAATTTGGAGCCCGACAACGTCGGTGTTGTCGTGTTTGGTAACGACAGATTGATCAAGGAGGGAGATGTTGTGAAGAGGACTGGTGCCATTGTGGATGTTCCAGttggggaagagctgctgggcCGTGTTGTGGATGCCCTGGGCAATCCTATTGATGGCAAG GGCCCTATTACAGCTAAGACCCGTAGAAGAGTTGGTTTGAAGGCCCCTGGGATCATCCCCAGGATCTCTGTGCGTGAACCTATGCAGACTGGTATCAAGGCTGTGGACAGCTTGGTGCCAATTGGCCGTGGCCAGCGTGAGCTAATCATCGGTGACAGGCAGACTGG GAAAACTTCAATTGCTATTGACACAATAATCAACCAGAAACGATTCAACGATGGCACGGATGAGAAAAAGAAGCTGTACTGTATTTATGTTGCAATTGGACAGAAGAGGTCTACTGTTGCTCAGCTGGTGAAGAGGCTTACTGATGCAG ATGCCATGAAGTACACTATTGTGGTGTCTGCCACAGCATCTGATGCAGCACCCCTTCAGTATCTGGCTCCCTATTCAGGCTGCTCCATGGGAGAATACTTCAGAGACAATGGAAAACACGCTTTAATCATCTATGATGACTTATCCAAACAG GCTGTTGCCTATCGtcagatgtctctgctgctgcGTCGTCCACCTGGTCGTGAAGCCTACCCAGGTGATGTGTTCTACCTGCATTCTcgcctgctggagagagcagccAAAATGAATGATTCCTTTGGAGGTGGCTCCCTGACTGCCTTGCCTGTCATTGAAACTCAGGCTGGTGATGTGTCTGCTTACATTCCAACCAACGTGATCTCCATAACTGATGGGCAG ATCTTCCTTGAAACTGAGTTGTTCTACAAAGGTATCCGTCCAGCCATCAACGTTGGTCTGTCTGTGTCCCGTGTTGGTTCTGCTGCTCAGACCAGGGCTATGAAGCAG GTGGCAGGTACCATGAAGCTGGAATTGGCTCAGTACCGTGAAGTAGCTGCCTTTGCTCAGTTTGGGTCTGATCTGGatgctgccacacagcagctgctgaaccGTGGTGTACGTCTGACAGAGCTGCTCAAGCAGGGACAGTACG TTCCCATGGCCATTGAGGAGCAGGTTGCAGTCATCTATGCTGGTGTAAGAGGTCACTtggacaagctggagcccagcaaaATCACTAAATTCGAGAGTGCTTTCCTGGCTCATGTACTGAGCCAGCACCAGGCCCTGCTCTCCACAATCAG GACCGAAGGGAAGATCTCTGACCAGACAGAAGCCAAGTTGAAGGAAATAGTCACAAATTTCCTGGCTACTTTTGAGGCATGA